A genomic window from Photobacterium gaetbulicola Gung47 includes:
- a CDS encoding putative major facilitator transporter (COG0477), translating to MYRLDISSRNTNLTRLYLIAFMAGFSLGIFPPLVSMLMDSKGVPTDLIGLTSSSYFITMAVITPVAGGYITRLGIKPVMLAGAMITAILSGCYAFFESLEIWILLRVISGIGMGLFLVAGQTSVNLLASNKNRTAVSTIYSILLGIGFGIGPVFAAYMYGFGEKMAFVVASIVIIISILIVNFGFKNLKPRCSEDAIKGKAGISSIIVPLHYIFAYGVLESVMISLIPLLVLSMGMTVKYTGYPFLVFILCSGLGMAFLGQLEKSLGKDSLLKLTTLIGCILLFAMSLIGYDSFGYEDKINFIVLLIFCGLIGLVLGPMFPLVLSMIGDKLDENKIASGSAWFTAMFSWGCGIGPILSSFLVERTGDKGWFFLVSAILFCSVLVNFHLQHLRTERKLVN from the coding sequence ATGTACCGTTTGGATATCTCATCTAGGAATACCAACTTAACTCGCTTATACCTTATTGCGTTCATGGCTGGGTTCTCACTCGGTATATTTCCTCCTTTGGTGTCTATGTTAATGGACTCCAAAGGAGTGCCAACTGATTTAATTGGATTAACTTCAAGTAGCTACTTTATTACCATGGCAGTAATTACTCCTGTTGCTGGAGGTTATATTACACGATTAGGTATCAAGCCCGTAATGCTGGCTGGAGCAATGATAACGGCTATTTTATCTGGGTGCTATGCCTTTTTCGAATCTTTAGAGATATGGATATTATTACGGGTAATAAGTGGTATAGGGATGGGATTATTTTTAGTTGCTGGACAGACATCTGTAAATTTACTAGCTAGCAATAAAAATAGAACAGCAGTATCGACTATTTACTCAATATTATTAGGAATAGGTTTTGGTATAGGTCCTGTGTTCGCTGCTTATATGTATGGATTTGGTGAAAAAATGGCATTTGTTGTTGCTAGCATCGTTATCATTATATCTATACTAATTGTCAACTTTGGATTTAAAAACCTCAAGCCAAGATGTTCAGAAGATGCAATAAAAGGAAAAGCAGGAATTTCTTCTATTATAGTACCTTTGCACTATATATTTGCATATGGAGTACTGGAGAGTGTGATGATCTCTTTAATTCCATTGTTAGTACTAAGCATGGGTATGACTGTCAAGTATACTGGCTATCCTTTTTTAGTTTTTATTTTATGCTCTGGATTAGGTATGGCATTTTTAGGTCAGCTGGAGAAGAGCTTGGGTAAAGATAGCTTGTTAAAGTTGACTACATTGATTGGCTGTATCCTTCTTTTTGCTATGTCATTGATTGGATATGACTCTTTTGGTTATGAGGATAAGATTAACTTCATTGTTTTATTGATATTTTGTGGGTTAATCGGACTTGTCTTAGGTCCTATGTTTCCGCTTGTTTTGTCAATGATTGGCGATAAACTTGATGAAAATAAAATAGCATCTGGTAGTGCATGGTTTACAGCAATGTTTAGCTGGGGATGTGGTATAGGACCAATTTTATCTTCTTTCTTAGTTGAGAGAACAGGCGATAAAGGTTGGTTTTTTTTAGTGTCAGCAATTCTTTTTTGCTCAGTTTTAGTTAATTTCCATTTACAGCACCTTCGAACAGAAAGAAAACTAGTGAACTGA
- a CDS encoding putative RND efflux transporter (COG1033), translating into MDDYDMLLVSKTNIPILSYCNWLLRNRLIVFTLVMLVTCFFGYFLKDLRFDSNYRIWFSENDTYLQSYDNFITEFGNDDMFVVAFNDPNGVINEKPIQTIVRLTDQFWKMTDVIRVDSLTNYQGIYANNHDIHVDALFPDIYSVNAKNLKRASDYVETDALLMGSLITADKTTAILRVKFSPNANREVLPVVIFEELTKILQIETERSGYEFYMAGGPITDAAFDQLAQKDGATLNPILWTTLLVALFLLFRNIWAVLVPFIVACFAIVITLGITSMLGFKLNTMTVSLPQFIMAIAVAGSLHIISGFLFKKSTSASTADAVRYTVLKNFKPIMLTSITTAIGFFSFIFASVEPIKTVGLMAGFGTLVLSVLFLTLMPIILSLYPKKPSKRLTKANYLNGQGFVRLSKWINYRQKGVLTLGAVAALIAAICVPSIKIDTLTSEYFSDNYWFKQAINFIEKEGSGAAVFEILIHSEKPGDVATKQYMDQLSYFTDYLTEEAPGGFTSVYSLSTIIKNINRAMNQNDPTYHVIPEDDQTIAQYLFLYSLSVPVGMDINDRINISESSSRITVIRPLLSTNQSRLDMKEIHDWVENNLTGIDIEFTGRDVLYTNMGNNIAMTFVKSLGVALVGITLLIAVMYRSVKYAILSLIPNVFPLVVVVAVMVIFEVRLNVGTVMVASLALGIAVDDTIHFLNHYLASKKAAFTTQESIENTLKLIGYPIFSTTAVLILSFLTFILANFNPNLYFGLLLSVGIFVAFISDAFLLPAVLLRFDNNEEYETHEKGELLTEQSC; encoded by the coding sequence ATGGATGACTATGATATGTTACTAGTGAGTAAAACCAATATACCTATTCTAAGCTATTGCAATTGGTTATTGCGTAATAGGCTCATAGTATTTACTTTAGTGATGCTAGTAACTTGCTTTTTCGGATACTTTCTTAAAGACCTAAGGTTCGATTCGAATTATAGAATTTGGTTCTCTGAGAACGATACATATCTTCAGTCATATGATAATTTTATTACAGAATTTGGTAATGATGATATGTTTGTTGTGGCTTTTAATGACCCGAATGGGGTGATCAATGAAAAACCAATACAAACAATCGTGCGTCTTACCGATCAATTCTGGAAAATGACAGATGTTATTCGTGTTGACTCACTTACAAATTACCAAGGGATCTATGCTAACAATCATGATATTCATGTTGATGCATTATTTCCTGATATCTATAGTGTTAATGCCAAGAATCTTAAAAGAGCATCAGATTATGTAGAAACTGACGCTCTACTGATGGGTAGCCTAATAACAGCTGATAAAACTACTGCTATATTGCGAGTAAAGTTTTCACCAAATGCAAATCGAGAAGTTCTTCCTGTCGTTATTTTTGAAGAGTTAACAAAAATCTTACAAATTGAAACGGAGCGTAGTGGTTATGAGTTTTACATGGCTGGTGGGCCCATAACGGATGCTGCATTCGATCAACTTGCTCAAAAAGATGGAGCCACACTGAACCCTATATTGTGGACAACTTTGCTAGTTGCACTTTTCTTGTTATTTAGAAATATATGGGCGGTGTTAGTTCCATTTATTGTCGCTTGTTTTGCAATTGTAATTACTCTTGGTATTACGTCAATGTTGGGCTTTAAACTCAACACGATGACAGTATCTTTGCCACAATTTATTATGGCAATTGCTGTTGCTGGATCACTACATATCATATCTGGCTTTCTGTTTAAAAAATCGACATCGGCTTCGACAGCTGATGCTGTACGCTATACAGTACTAAAAAATTTCAAACCGATAATGCTGACGAGCATTACCACAGCGATAGGATTTTTCTCATTCATTTTTGCTTCAGTAGAACCTATTAAAACAGTAGGCCTAATGGCAGGATTCGGCACTTTGGTTTTGAGTGTTCTTTTCCTTACTTTAATGCCTATTATTTTAAGTTTGTATCCAAAAAAACCATCGAAAAGGCTCACTAAAGCGAATTATCTCAACGGACAAGGGTTTGTTCGTCTATCTAAATGGATTAATTATAGGCAAAAAGGGGTTCTTACTCTAGGGGCTGTTGCAGCTTTAATTGCAGCTATCTGTGTACCAAGTATTAAGATTGATACTTTAACATCTGAATATTTCTCTGATAATTATTGGTTCAAACAAGCAATTAATTTTATTGAAAAAGAAGGCTCAGGTGCTGCTGTCTTTGAGATATTGATCCATAGTGAAAAACCGGGTGATGTGGCTACCAAACAGTATATGGACCAATTATCGTATTTTACTGATTATTTAACAGAAGAGGCACCAGGAGGGTTCACTTCTGTCTACTCGTTATCTACAATAATTAAGAATATCAACAGGGCAATGAATCAAAATGATCCAACTTATCATGTAATTCCTGAAGATGATCAAACAATAGCACAATATTTGTTCTTGTATTCTTTATCTGTTCCTGTAGGAATGGATATCAATGATAGAATCAACATAAGTGAATCTTCTTCTCGTATCACAGTTATTCGTCCTCTGTTATCAACCAATCAGAGTCGTTTAGATATGAAGGAAATTCACGATTGGGTTGAGAATAACTTAACAGGAATTGATATTGAGTTTACTGGCCGTGATGTTCTTTATACCAATATGGGCAACAATATAGCGATGACTTTTGTTAAGTCTTTAGGTGTTGCTCTAGTCGGCATTACTTTATTGATTGCTGTGATGTATCGATCTGTTAAATATGCGATATTGAGCTTGATTCCGAATGTTTTCCCTTTGGTAGTCGTTGTTGCTGTAATGGTTATTTTTGAAGTGAGGTTAAATGTAGGTACTGTTATGGTAGCTAGCCTTGCATTAGGTATTGCCGTTGATGATACTATCCACTTCTTAAATCATTATTTAGCAAGTAAGAAGGCTGCATTCACTACACAAGAATCAATAGAGAACACATTAAAGTTAATTGGTTATCCGATTTTTTCAACAACAGCCGTTCTAATATTGTCATTCCTGACATTCATTTTAGCTAACTTTAATCCTAATCTCTATTTTGGATTATTGCTAAGTGTAGGTATTTTTGTAGCATTTATTTCTGATGCATTTTTATTGCCTGCGGTACTGCTTCGTTTTGATAATAACGAGGAATATGAAACTCATGAAAAAGGTGAGTTATTAACAGAGCAATCTTGTTAG